The genomic interval TGATTATAGGGCTTTTTAGCGATATACTAAAGCCATCGGTCGTATTTTTAATAGGAGTGATGGTATTATTAGTGTCAAAAGTATTATCACCAGACAAATTTTTGTCAGGGTTTGCCAACCAACAAGTAATTACGATTGTATTACTTGTGCTCATTTCTGCGGGGCTTCGGAAAAACTTTAATATATCCAGCATATTTGACGGACTTTTTATTGCTGCAAAATCAGCTAGATCATTTTTGGCTACAATGATGGTGTTTGTAGCAAGTGTTTCCGCCTTCATTAACAACACACCTATGGTGGCAATGATGACTCCCTATGTATATGACTGGGGAAAAAGAAAAAATGTACCTCCATCAAAATTATTAATACCTCTTTCTTATGCTACAATGCTAGGAGGTATGATCACTGTTGTTGGTACTTCTACCAACTTAGTATTACAAGGTTTTTTGGAACAGAACAATGTTCCACTGTTATCTTATAAAGATTTTCTCTATCTGGGCTTATTAGTAACTTTAGTAGGTATCATTTTTATTCTTTTTATAGGCTATCATTTACTGCCCGGAAACAAAGATAAACTTGAGTTGTTTAAAGAGAGTGCAAGAGAATATCTTGTTGAAACTAAAATTTCAGAAATATCCGAATTGATAGGTAAAACAGTAAGCGAGGCTAAACTTAGAAACCTAAAAGGTGTATATCTGGTAGATATCGTTCGATCAGGTAAAATAATCTCACCAGTTTCTCCAAAAGAACAGTTACTAGTTGATGATAAATTAATATTTGCAGGAGATACCCACAAAATTGTAGAACTTGTTCAAAGTAACAATGGGCTGCTTCTTCCTAAACCCAATGGAGATTTTATTGGCAATAATCTAGAAATTACAGAAGTAGTTATCCCAGTAAATTCGCCTCTAGCAGGCCAAATGGTAAAAGACTCTAACTTTCGTAATTATTACGATGCTGCCATTGTTGCTATACATAGAAATGGCGAAAGATTAAGAGGCAAAATAGGAGAGATAAAACTGCAAGTAGGGGATTTGTTATTACTTACTACAGGGAATGATTTTTATAAGAGAAATGATGCATTAAAGGGCTTATAT from Chondrinema litorale carries:
- a CDS encoding SLC13 family permease yields the protein MYDTNQLIVLITLGLLIIGLFSDILKPSVVFLIGVMVLLVSKVLSPDKFLSGFANQQVITIVLLVLISAGLRKNFNISSIFDGLFIAAKSARSFLATMMVFVASVSAFINNTPMVAMMTPYVYDWGKRKNVPPSKLLIPLSYATMLGGMITVVGTSTNLVLQGFLEQNNVPLLSYKDFLYLGLLVTLVGIIFILFIGYHLLPGNKDKLELFKESAREYLVETKISEISELIGKTVSEAKLRNLKGVYLVDIVRSGKIISPVSPKEQLLVDDKLIFAGDTHKIVELVQSNNGLLLPKPNGDFIGNNLEITEVVIPVNSPLAGQMVKDSNFRNYYDAAIVAIHRNGERLRGKIGEIKLQVGDLLLLTTGNDFYKRNDALKGLYVISQIQKSEPDNYVNGRIFLGIMGVVILLILTGFLTLFMGLLILFASLVVLKLFGVNDIRKEMDFNLIAILVCALAIGNAMIETGAAKLVADLLMSFITPFGNIGLLTGLFFLTVLLTTFITNAAAVSIVFPIAYSLCSEMNLNGTPYYIAIAFAASAAFMTPIGYQTNLMVYGPGGYKFGDYFKIGLPLTLIYSAVCLIFIILRYNVI